In Paralichthys olivaceus isolate ysfri-2021 chromosome 13, ASM2471397v2, whole genome shotgun sequence, the following are encoded in one genomic region:
- the LOC109631995 gene encoding E3 ubiquitin-protein ligase TRIM39-like has protein sequence MASGSGLSEDQFMCSICLDVFTEPVSIPCGHNFCKNCISRHWQGKEHCQCPLCNEKFSKGLKLCVNTGFREVVENFRTQSFTQFKNDVLVKAGQVPCDCCTGNKFRATKTCLMCLASYCETHLEPHLRVATLKKHKLVDPVQNLMSKVCKEHNRMLEHFCRNDLTRVCVQCTEHRGHDTVPIEEEYEKMKAQLEQKKEEVQEMIQERQRKVQELIDDMDTRRQTKDEAKVNSAQVFTTLLVSIERGLCGLMRELEEKQRAAERQAEVLVKELGKEIIELQKRITKLESISHTEDQLQLIKRFRSSSSSSLPHTKNWGDVRISGQHRVEDVKRALTELEETLAKEMERACREFKASCNEILDEKTEKWIDTHTDLDMIPEGIKLEVIRQRFEVDMTFDPCTANDLLLFSECLKQVQTSHIWWIGNTPQKFNRYTYVLGNKGFTEGRFYYEVQVTRKTGWDLGVVRKSVRGKKTITPNPRNGVWIIRMKNTKISALKNVPFNLHLTNKPKTIGVFVDYEQKLVSFYDVDTATLIYSFTSCTFNEKIYPFFSPGLPDDGINCAPLVLSPTTLKASTIKSTTQEMDKFYALIIFLVAVLFNFGGWLKSLS, from the coding sequence ATGGCCTCAGGCAGTGGTTTGTCTGAAGATCAGTTCATGTGCTCCATCTGTCTGGACGTCTTCACCGAGCCAGTTTCTATCCCCTGTGGACACAACTTCTGCAAGAACTGTATCAGCAGGCACTGGCAAGGCAAGGAGCATTGTCAGTGTCCGCTGTGCAACGAGAAGTTCAGCAAAGGGCTCAAGCTCTGTGTAAACACAGGATTCAGGGAGGTGGTTGAGAACTTCAGGACACAAAGTTTTACACAATTTAAGAACGATGTCCTCGTCAAAGCTGGACAGGTGCCATGCGACTGCTGCACTGGCAACAAGTTCAGAGCCACGAAAACCTGTTTGATGTGTCTGGCCTCTTATTGTGAAACACACCTTGAGCCTCACCTGAGAGTTGCTACATTAAAGAAGCACAAACTGGTCGATCCTGTGCAGAACCTGATGAGCAAAGTGTGCAAGGAGCATAACAGGATGTTAGAGCACTTCTGCAGGAATGACCTGACCCGTGTTTGTGTCCAGTGTACAGAACATAGAGGTCATGATACGGTCCCTATAGAGGAAGAGTACGAAAAGATGAAGGCTCAGCTGgagcagaagaaggaggaggtgcaggagatGATACAAGAGAGACAAAGGAAGGTCCAGGAGCTAATAGATGACATGGACACGAGGAGGCAAACCAAAGATGAAGCAAAGGTGAACAGTGCTCAGGTCTTCACTACTTTGCTAGTGTCTATTGAAAGAGGCCTGTGTGGGCTAATGAGGGAGCTTGAGGAGAAGCAAAGAGCAGCAGAAAGACAAGCTGAGGTGCTGGTCAAAGAGCTGGGGAAAGAAATCATCGAGCTTCAGAAGAGAATCACTAAGCTGGAGAGCATCTCACACACTGAAGACCAACTCCAGCTCATCAAGCGCTTccggtcctcctcctcctcctccctcccacacacaaaGAACTGGGGGGACGTCAGAATCAGTGGCCAGCACCGTGTGGAGGATGTCAAGAGAGCGCTGACGGAGCTGGAGGAGACGCTCGCAAAAGAGATGGAGCGAGCTTGTCGAGAATTCAAGGCTAGTTGTAATGAAATCCTtgatgaaaaaactgaaaaatggatcgacacacacacagacctagACATGATACCCGAAGGCATAAAGTTGGAAGTGATCCGGCAGCGGTTTGAGGTGGACATGACATTTGATCCGTGCACTGCAAATGATCTGCTCCTGTTTTCAGAATGTTTAAAACAAGTGCAAACTTCTCATATTTGGTGGATTGGAAATACCCCGCAGAAGTTTAACAGATATACCTACGTGTTGGGGAATAAGGGCTTTACTGAAGGCAGATTCTACTATGAGGTGCAGGTCACAAGGAAGACCGGATGGGATTTAGGAGTAGTTAGAAAGTCGGTGCGTGGGAAGAAAACAATCACACCAAACCCGAGGAACGGGGTCTGGATCATTAGAATGAAGAATACCAAAATCTCAGCTTTGAAAAATGTCCCTTTCAACCTCCACTTGACGAACAAACCGAAGACGATTGGGGTGTTTGTGGATTATGAGCAGAAGCTGGTGTCCTTCTATGATGTGGACACTGCGACTCTGATCTACTCTTTTACCAGCTGCACATTCAATGAGAAAATCTATCCATTCTTCAGCCCCGGTCTCCCTGATGATGGTATAAATTGTGCCCCCCTGGTCCTCTCACCAACCACCCTCAAAGCCTCGACCATCAAATCAACCACGCAGGAAATGGACAAATTCTATGCcctgattatttttcttgttgctGTGTTATTTAATTTCGGAGGGTGGCTGAAATCATTAAGTTGA
- the LOC109635697 gene encoding trichohyalin-like has translation MANNGEHKVHYNCKDCREFQRDVKYLEHLLDKERARGRQQRQLRLTLCEALDEANAKLAKVHPREQNNCDRDGDTWQPEEGDFNDTMHQSEVWDEDKEALSTAEILTETTKQSQEIDLHRCYKELQEAQRFNQQRFAVELQAERSKNEALIHELEKLRASNKEVIEKYEVDNLRAKQQVTDMRAELAKAVRSQMDTFQAEQNLIRTRIMEEMRCLRKKAAEEKMLLQKEVEEMTSQLSLMERENESHTINQQRLAVDLQAERSKTKALLDEVEKLRASNKDISEKFLAEELRAKQQVTNMTAEFEKTVRSQMDTFQAEQNLIRTQIMEEMRCLRKKAAEEKMLLQKEVEELTSQLSLMERENESHTINQQRLAVDLLAERSKTKALLDEVEKLRASNKDISEKFLAEELRAKQQVTNMTAEFEKKVRSQMDTFQAEQNLVHTRIMEEMRCLHKNVAEEKMLLQKEVEEMTSQRSLEEREDVKHQEWQKEKEEEKQEEKEGEEEQEKQKKQEESLSDALPAPEPVETEMSDETPKKEKRSIWKKIRRCLGLRRRRQ, from the coding sequence ATGGCCAACAACGGAGAACATAAAGTTCACTACAACTGCAAGGATTGCCGGGAATTTCAACGAGATGTCAAATATCTTGAACATCTGTTGGACAAGGAGAGGGCCCGCGGTCGCCAACAACGACAGTTGAGACTCACTCTTTGCGAGGCGCTAGATGAGGCCAATGCAAAGTTGGCCAAAGTGCATCCTCGGGAACAAAACAACTGTGACAGGGATGGAGATACATGGCAGCCTGAGGAGGGTGACTTCAATGACACAATGCACCAGTCTGAGGTTTGGGACGAAGACAAGGAGGCCCTCAGCACCGCAGAGATCCTCACTGAGACCACCAAGCAGAGCCAGGAGATCGACCTCCACAGATGTtacaaggagctgcaggaggctcaAAGATTCAACCAGCAGAGGtttgctgtggagctgcaggctgagaggagcaaaAATGAGGCTCTCATACATGAACTGGAGAAACTGAGAGCTTCAAACAAAGAGGTCATTGAAAAGTATGAAGTTGACAACCTCCGAGCCAAGCAGCAGGTCACCGACATGAGGGCTGAGCTTGCGAAAGCAGTTAGGTCTCAGATGGACACCTTCCAGGCTGAGCAGAACCTCATCCGTACACGGATcatggaggagatgagatgTCTCCGcaaaaaagctgcagaggagaaaatgcttctgcagaaagaagtggaggaaatgacttctcaactctcactgatggagagagagaatgaatctCATACAATCAACCAGCAGAGGTTGGCTGTTgatctgcaggctgagaggagcaaaACTAAGGCTCTCCTGGATGAGGTGGAGAAACTAAGAGCTTCAAACAAGGACATCAGTGAAAAGTTTTTAGCTGAAGAACTCCGAGCCAAACAGCAGGTCACCAACATGACGGCTGAGTTTGAGAAAACAGTTAGGTCTCAGATGGACACCTTCCAGGCTGAGCAGAACCTCATCCGTACACAGATcatggaggagatgagatgTCTCCGcaaaaaagctgcagaggagaaaatgcttctgcagaaagaagtggaggagctgacatctcaactctcactgatggagagagagaatgaatctCATACAATCAACCAGCAGAGGTTGGCTGTTGATCTGCTGGCTGAGAGGAGCAAAACTAAGGCTCTCCTGGATGAGGTGGAGAAACTAAGAGCTTCAAACAAGGACATCAGTGAAAAGTTTTTAGCTGAAGAACTCCGAGCCAAACAGCAGGTCACCAACATGACAGCTGAGTTTGAGAAAAAAGTTAGGTCTCAGATGGACACCTTCCAGGCTGAGCAGAACCTCGTCCATACAAGGATCATGGAAGAGATGAGATGTCTCCACAAAAAtgttgcagaggagaaaatgcttctgcagaaagaagtggaggaaaTGACTTCTCAACGctcactggaggagagagaggatgtcaaGCATCAGGAGTGgcagaaggaaaaggaggaggagaagcaagaggagaaagagggggaggaagagcaggagaagcagaagaagcaggaggagtcCCTCTCTGATGCTCTCCCTGCACCAGAACCTGTGGAGACTGAGATGTCTGACGAGACGCCCAAAAAGGAGAAGCGTTcaatctggaaaaaaatcagacgGTGTctgggactgaggaggaggaggcaataA